Proteins encoded by one window of Leptodactylus fuscus isolate aLepFus1 unplaced genomic scaffold, aLepFus1.hap2 HAP2_SCAFFOLD_314, whole genome shotgun sequence:
- the LOC142187912 gene encoding UDP-GalNAc:beta-1,3-N-acetylgalactosaminyltransferase 2-like: MRRPLLLLLCPALLGLLLQLWLRSPHHPLVIGVLSARQHRALRDSIRGGWLQALPPSRRPLLRFILGSQACSVPPEDREDPYSCRLLNISSPVLHREIEAFTGPEPAHSPHRQLSVTFRVLHPIIITRLGAWCPGLTRNISVRLFQAEHEEPLFVARLTPLSPGSPVTAAARLCYKPVEQFILPEGFHGTVRWDSHDAEGLPMWGVHQVTLNDGGGVLQVTAADEGLLPYDFSQGVEGVAGGFTYTLHDGELLLQRLSDRPQRFSQHRAALEEEEAELQAESYAHGDMVFVDVVDTYRNVPRKLLLFYRWLEASTTFHFLLKTDDDCFIHLDNVLRALEDRKVQGPNAWWGNFRLNWAVDRTGKWQELEYMSPAYPAFACGSGYVISRDIVQWLAANADRLKTYQGEDVSMGIWMAAIGPRRYQDDSWLCEKSCDRAMLSSPQFSAQELAELWQQKQRCGNPCECANT, from the coding sequence ATGCGCCGCCCGCTGCTCCTGCTGCTGTGCCCGGCCCTGCTCGGCCTCctcctgcagctctggctccGCTCCCCGCACCACCCGCTAGTCATCGGTGTCCTGTCCGCCCGCCAGCACCGCGCCCTGCGGGACAGCATCCGCGGCGGCTGGCTCCAGGCCCTGCCCCCCTCCCGGCGCCCGCTGCTGCGCTTCATCCTCGGCTCTCAGGCCTGCTCGGTGCCGCCCGAGGACCGGGAAGACCCGTACTCCTGCCGCCTGCTGAACATCAGCTCCCCCGTGCTACACCGGGAGATCGAGGCTTTCACCGGGCCGGAGCCCGCCCACTCCCCGCACCGCCAGCTCAGCGTCACCTTCCGGGTGTTACACCCGATCATCATCACCCGGCTGGGGGCGTGGTGTCCTGGCCTCACCCGGAATATCAGCGTGCGCCTGTTCCAGGCCGAGCATGAGGAGCCGCTGTTTGTCGCCCGCCTCACCCCGCTCAGCCCCGGCTCGCCCGTCACCGCCGCCGCCAGGCTCTGCTACAAGCCAGTGGAGCAATTCATCCTGCCGGAGGGCTTCCATGGCACGGTGCGCTGGGACAGCCATGACGCCGAGGGGTTACCCATGTGGGGCGTGCACCAGGTCACCCTGAACGATGGCgggggtgtgctgcaggtgacggCGGCCGATGAAGGGCTGTTACCCTACGACTTCTCTCAGGGCGTGGAGGGCGTGGCCGGCGGCTTCACGTACACGCTCCACGATGGCGAACTCCTCCTCCAGAGACTCAGTGACCGCCCCCAGCGCTTCAGCCAGCACCGGGCTGccctagaggaggaggaggcggagctcCAGGCAGAGAGCTACGCCCACGGCGACATGGTCTTCGTAGATGTGGTGGACACTTACCGCAACGTCCCGCGCAAGCTGCTGCTCTTCTACCGCTGGCTGGAGGCCTCCACCACCTTCCACTTTCTGCTGAAGACGGATGACGACTGCTTCATCCACCTGGACAATGTGCTGCGGGCCCTGGAGGACAGGAAGGTGCAGGGGCCCAACGCCTGGTGGGGGAACTTCCGCCTGAACTGGGCTGTGGACCGGACCGGGAAGTGGCAGGAGCTGGAGTACATGAGCCCCGCCTACCCCGCCTTCGCCTGTGGCTCCGGATACGTCATCTCTCGCGACATTGTCCAATGGCTGGCGGCCAACGCCGACCGACTGAAGACCTACCAGGGTGAGGACGTCAGCATGGGCATCTGGATggcagccattggcccccgccgTTACCAGGATGACAGCTGGCTCTGTGAGAAGTCATGTGACCGAGCCATGCTCTCCTCCCCACAGTTCTCTGCGCAGGAATTGGCGGAGCTCTGGCAGCAGAAGCAGCGCTGCGGGAATCCGTGCGAATGTGCCAACACGTGA